The following nucleotide sequence is from Acidimicrobiia bacterium.
CCACCACACGCTCATCCACACCGGCACATTCACCCTGCGCGGCACCGGCCACCAACCAAAGTTCTATCGGGCGAATGGCCAGCCACTCGGCCGAACCGAATTCCTCGACACCGGATAGCGCGGACAGCCCACCAGGAGATAGCCATTTAAGGACCCGAACGCTGAACCAGCGCCTTGTTGAAGGTGCCTGATCAGCGCTAGGCGGTTGCTTCTACCGAAACTACGCCGGGGACCCGGTCCTGAAGGATGCGCTCAATACCGGCCTTAAGAGTCATCATCGACATCGGGCATCCACCGCAAGCTCCGACCATCTGGAGATTGACGACACCTTCTTCGACCCCGAGCAGCACGAGATCGCCGCCGTCAGCTTGGAGGGCCGGGCGAATGTACTCAAGGGTTTCGCTGAGGAGTTCGATATCGACTTCCTCTAGCGGCTCGGTTGAACTCGTCTTGATCGTTACTTCGGTCATGTCGCCCTGAACAACCTTCCACAGGTCTCGAATATTTCACAATGGTACTTCACGATGCCGACAACACCGAGTTGAACGTCCCCGAACTGCCGTCTGGATAGCGAATCTGTCCGACCACCCGAAGTGATCCGGTGCGGTCGACCGGCCAATAGAGACGAACCGGACCCCTATCCACGGTTGTCCAGTGCGTAACAAACACCACTTTGTCACCCCGATAGACCACAACCCTGGCTTCTCCCGGCTGGGCAACGAACCCGGCCACGGTGATAATCCCTTCTCCAGAACGGACGTCGACCGCCATATCCGCCAATTCGGCGGGGACATCCCATCCGGGAGGCGGGGAGACTTTGACCCGTTCTCCGACTGGCTCCATTCTCCACGGTCCTTCGATTCCCGAGGCAGCCAACTGACCGTCGAGATAGACATCAACCACGCCCGAGACAACCTCGATCTC
It contains:
- a CDS encoding NifU family protein, which gives rise to MTEVTIKTSSTEPLEEVDIELLSETLEYIRPALQADGGDLVLLGVEEGVVNLQMVGACGGCPMSMMTLKAGIERILQDRVPGVVSVEATA